The following are encoded together in the Triticum dicoccoides isolate Atlit2015 ecotype Zavitan chromosome 6B, WEW_v2.0, whole genome shotgun sequence genome:
- the LOC119323380 gene encoding aquaporin NIP2-1-like, with amino-acid sequence MATNSRSNSRATFSSEIHDIGTVQNSTTPSMVYYTERSIADYFPPHLLKKVVSEVVSTFLLVFVTCGAAAISAHDVTRISQLGQSVAGGLIVVVMIYAVGHISGAHMNPAVTLAFAIFRHFPWIQVPFYWAAQFTGAICASFVLKAVLHPITVIGTTEPVGPHWHALVIEVVVTFNMMFVTLAVATDTRAVGELAGLAVGSSVCITSIFAGAVSGGSMNPARTLGPALASNRYPGLWLYFLGPVLGTLSGAWTYTYIRFEEPPKDGPQKLSSFKLRRLQSQSVAADDDELDHIPV; translated from the exons ATGGCCACCAACTCGAGGTCGAACTCCAGGGCGACCTTCTCCAGCGAGATCCACGACATCGGCACGGTGCAGAACTCCACCACGCCCAGCATGGTGTACTACACCGAGCGGTCCATCGCCGACTACTTCCCTCCTCACCTCCTCAAGAAG GTGGTGTCGGAGGTGGTGTCGACGTTCCTGCTGGTGTTCGTGACGTGCGGGGCGGCGGCGATCAGCGCCCACGACGTGACGCGCATATCGCAGCTCGGCCAGTCGGTCGCCGGCGGGCTCATCGTCGTCGTGATGATCTATGCCGTCGGCCACATCTCTGGCGCGCACATGAACCCCGCCGTCACCCTCGCCTTCGCCATCTTCCGCCATTTCCCCTGGATTCAG GTCCCGTTCTACTGGGCGGCGCAGTTCACGGGCGCGATCTGCGCGTCCTTCGTGCTCAAGGCGGTGCTCCACCCCATCACCGTGATCGGCACCACCGAGCCGGTCGGGCCGCACTGGCACGCGCTGGTCATCGAGGTCGTCGTCACCTTCAACATGATGTTCGTCACCCTCGCCGTCGCCACGGACACTAGAGCG GTGGGTGAGTTGGCTGGGTTGGCTGTCGGTTCCTCCGTTTGCATTACCTCCATCTTCGCAGG GGCGGTGTCAGGTGGATCGATGAACCCGGCGAGGACGCTGGGCCCGGCGCTGGCCAGCAACCGCTACCCCGGCCTCTGGCTCTACTTCCTGGGCCCCGTCCTCGGCACGCTCTCCGGGGCCTGGACCTACACCTACATCCGCTTCGAGGAGCCGCCCAAGGACGGGCCCCAGAAGCTCTCCTCCTTCAAGCTCCGGCGGCTGCAGAGCCAGTCCGTGGCCGCCGACGACGACGAGCTCGACCACATCCCCGTCTGA